AAATTTGTTCTTGTTGACTAAAAAGTTTGAGTCCCAGTTCCTAActattggtgtaacaccccttaacccgtatccgtcacaagaacagggttacaaagcattaccaaaactttcaaaacatttttcaaataattcatgTAAATTACTATTAATTAATTGAGATTATTCATGTCGTCCCTTAAATGGGACCTTGAGGCCCAAAATGAGCATTAGAAATGAATCGGGACTTAAtcagaaactttaaaaatttttcgcgacatttctaaaattttctaagttacagggctcacatgcccatgtggtccgAGGGACACTCCTGTGTGacctagggacacgcctgtgttgcaagtcgtgttcgaccccgtgtaactctctgacttgtacacACGgccataatttcaagcttcatattctaccataaaatatcaaaataaacacatttaacctatgggtattttttccaaatatgaaccctagcatgaattattgctagaataagctaaatctagttaccgggactctaaaaatgtaaagaacattaaaaacgaggctagaacgaacttactattgagcttggaaagcttggaaaccctaaccttGGCTTCCTCCATGCTATATTTCGCCTCCATAGAGaatatggaccaattttggctttattttcccttttaattcttttaattactaaataatcaaaatgcccttaaaggtttttctttcaaatctgtcctattcttgcccatttttgtccaaacttaaatataatggtctaattctaaataaggacctccactttaagaagccatttcaattaaatcccctttattatccAGAACacacattttgttaattttacaatttagtcctaattatcaaattaggcacttatacataaaatttcttcatgaagttttcacacaattattcaatcaatgaataaaccttaaacttaatcggaataaaattttttgacctcaaattcgtggtttcgcaaccactattccttttaggccctatttcgggatgttacatgaaCTCTAGTTCCTCAAGAGTTCGGTTTTGAGTGGTTTTTGTatccattttgttttgtttttctgcCGACTGTTCCCCTCTCCAACTCTTCATTTTCATAGAttgtttttattgaattttgtctCCCGTTGCTACCGATCTCTTCTTTTCTACTCATCTTTGCACCGCTTGTTTCTTTGGCATGATTGTTATCTTTTCTTTCTGAAGGGCCAAATGTTGCTGAGGTTTTGTGCTAGTTTTTCCACTTTTCTTCTCTGACTTGGTTTTTGCCAAACTGCCATTGCAGTTTACCTTTCCCTTTTCTCCCTCACTCGTTGTTTAGCCGAATTATTTTCACTCCCTTTTAGCTGAATTCTGGACTCCCTATATGTTGAATTCTTGGACTCCCTATACTCTTTCTTCTAGTGTCGAATTATCATCTTCCTATAGAACTATTTTTGTTTTCAGCCTTTCATTAGTTTTCAGTAAGTATTCATTCCTTCACTGCTAGGTTATTTGAGGATTATGTTCTAAACAGGATGGTGTATTATTTGATCAGGAAGCGGGCAAGGCACTAAAGTTGAGATAGTGTAGCTAACTTGAATTGTTAAAGGATGATAAGATAGTTATGGTATGATCTCTAGGAATAAGATTACTATAGATTTCATGTTAGAATTATTcctatctttgaaagagaaagatgtcATATGACTTGTTGTTAAGTAATTGATGAATCTGCAAATCATGTCGATAAGTACTGAATTTTTGCTCATCAGACATATGAGATTAAGTATCTTTGagatttttgaatttattaaaatgctagtttttgttaatcggattgagatccggGATTTATATCATGAATTATTGAAAAAGCTAATTGAGGCTCTGAATTTTAATAATGACTAGAGGTCGAACTAGTAAACTGTCGGGCTGTATAAAATGATAGAGAACTTAAGGCCATGATGATCGGGCTGGCTAAGCCACTTGAATCCGAGAGAATTAAAGtatgatgtgtatatacatattttatgatGGTATGGGTTCGACCCTTGTGTACATGAGTTCTCTGATAGAAGTCAAGATTCGATTGATTTGTCGTAGAACACAGAATTGTTCATGActttagtatgagaaattaaaaagTTGAGTATTAGACATAGCCTGAGTAAAGGTTCTTCAACAATGATTATGACATAGTGGAGTTTACACTCTTtttgtaagattttcggggacaaaaatccctaaaggggggagaattgtaacatcccgaattagggcttagTCGTAACAGTGGTTCGGCACCACAAATCTAacacaataaaatttttttattatatttttatggtctacaatttcatgggatgatttcgtgaaaatttcgttcaaaaattttgacgtttgggcacccaatttggtcaaaaggactaaattgtaaaaagtgcaaaagttgagttctacatgttataggtgtctaattgttatgagattttaaattgaaggcccttaaatggtaattagaccattggataattttttggacaaaaatggacatgaaatgggtgaaatagaatatttttaagttagggtcattttggtaatctaataattaaaataaattaaaaacaaaattaaaagccaattttcgTCCATGTTCTACCCCACGgttgaaacttgcatggagaagacatagctagggtttttcaagcttccaagctcgattgtaagtctattctatccccgtttttaatgatttttacgtttttgaaatcctcgtaacaagatctactcatttctagccatattttgagctagggtttgtgttcaAAATTTAGTCATGGAtaacatgcatgtgttttgatgtttaatggtagaatatgaatgctcgatgtgtaataaatgacttttactaagtgattttcgatgaaattgtcaaaaaggaccgttttgtaaaagttacaaaatttgtcataaaaatgtgatttagtggaaattaggggctgctacagttatgaaaatgatttagctaggcttaaaatgcaaggaaattggataaaaatcattttacgatcttagggaaaaagtgcaaatatgtgaaagttaagggtcaaaatgcaaattttaaaagtatgatttttggacccatatgaataatgtgactaattagtaagctaaatgtggtattatagatcaaagaaaatgagaatCGGGCATAGATtagaaatgaatgagattatggactaaatcagaatataaagtcgtactcgaacccgaggtaagttcatgtgattttaataatgcagtattgtatttgaatgctaatgcttcgatattacacgagttgtaagtatatatgtgtgaataatttgatattatttgattattttgatgatataacatgttcATGATGTTTTGCtgttatgatgaaaatgttgcaatgccatgtgattatgagatattgctatgtgaatgaagccacaattcgagtacgtccggtaaaggtttggaagtttgatagaatatgatatttctttgaaatgagtaagtatgtatgtaaataatatttcgattatttttatgttattatcttttgttactatatgagatgtggctgcctatagaatgatcaattgatgtaaactacgaattgggattgactaagaacgagttagtaaaatgttgaaaagtgaagaatttccagATTGACCCTTCGGAATAGAAgagatacgaatgatctattgtgagaacacatgtgtagtactatgtgcaggctactatgtgtttaagacaGTTTTAGgttacatgtgtagtactaagtgcaagctactacgtgtaccagattgttaggccacatgtgtagtactaagtgcaagctactatgcgtacctgatagTTTCGATCATGtgtatagtactaagtgcagcctactacgtgtatcagatggttaggtcacgtgtttagtactaaatgcaggctactacgtgtaccggattgataggtcgcatgtgtagtactaagtgcaggctactatgcgtacccgttaaattcgatcacgtgtgtagtactaagtgcaggctactacatgtatcagaTGGATAAGTCAcgtatgtagtactaagtgcaggttactatgtgtaccagattgataggtcacatgtgtagtactaagtgcaggctactatgcgtacacGAGAGCTTTGGTTACAAGGATGGTATATGCACAGGCCACCGGGCATTTgtttgatacgtgatattcgtgacaggttttaaatatttataatgaatcgttcttgaaactaactattatcacgatgaaggcaagtgtacctatcaaacagtagtatagatttaggaagaccggattatcgaacccaaaggaactaaaagtattagtatcaactttctttttattatctagcataaaaataaaagggttttttttatctaactaattaactaaactaagaaatcacagaaaagaaatttggggaaaatactttttggaaaatcgattgattaagataatacctaaagaaaaatccacctagacttcactagttatttgactctgaatcggacaatttagtcattcaacttgttccgtagagatccctaggttatattattatctctctcaagactaacaacatctaaccctagtttgaataattgaaatctctttcaaattaacgccctagggttgcattaactcgatctgtgGATCCCTtttttaggtttcaccctaatcctgcgtaatcttgtcaccctatctctaggcgcgcaaccaactccgcttaattatgacaaatttactcttagacagggtttattcctcctctgaataagagcttaacttgaatcaatatcctggaatattaaaacaagaattaagaacacataattaagaacaagtcaaatatttatcatacaattcagataatggGGCACCTTTCCTCAGGTGGCTGGAATGATGTGTTTTAAGGTATCAACTGGGATGTAGGATAGATTCTTGATGATGATGGTGGTGGTGGGAAGAATAATGGTCTGGCGGTTTGCTATATGATGAATGATGagacatgtatatatatcatcAGTTCATCATCATCAACTCCACTATATTTTTCCTTCTGCATGTACAGATTTTAGCAGCCGTTTTATTTGTTGTAGCGTGGACAACACATTTCTAACACTTGATCATTCTATGCCCAAACTCTCTTTCTATAATTTACTATTTACTTCCTATATTTTATACCTTCAAATAAGGTATTTTTTTGTAGCTAAAtaacacaatatatatatgtcccaattgtttttatttatttattttatttgtaatattAGTATGTCTATGCATAAAACCACATACATATAAaaattggggttttttttttaaatacacaaaatattatatgtttttaCATATTTATTAGATGTCAACTTTCAAATATATGAGTTAgagcatattttaattttttcagatAAAATGAACCTACCTGAAGACGATAAGCTAAGTTGCATGCATGCATGGGATAGCATTAATTAACAAATAGAAACAAAAATGAGTAATTGCTTTCGATAGACCTTTTCATGGCCGAATTAGAAGGAATTAGAAGGTATGACTGAAATGTGAGAGGGTGTGGATACAATATAGacttgaaaaatgagtttggacaaaaaaataaagtcCGTTTTAAATGAGCGGGATCTTGGGTAAGATATTTTTTGCTTGGGCCTAACCCGAATTTACTTAAGgacaaaaaaatctatttttttgttttttaatgctattttcttgttattttctctctattttactactattttgttgttattatttagatattgtataaaaatttgttttattgttaattttgttattattttagaggcttttgataatgttgttattatttaaggtatttgtttattaagttgcatctatctttatattatttaagtatacatattttttaaaatttattttcaatttgtttagaaatatttatttttaaaataatataaaaaaattaatacgggtggGCTAAATccgaattttagcatttttatataAATCGAGCTTAGAGAAAGTTTTAAGTCTATTTTTCGGATCGAGTCGGACTTGAACCTAAtaaacgggcctaaatttttaattaagtctAACTTAACCTGACTTATGAATACCTTTAGTTTTCCACAACTTATTAGAGTTTAGAAATGTCGTTCGCTAACATTACAACTGAGGTTTTTCTTATTTCAAAAGATTACGGtaacaaatttaacttttatGATTTCATATAAATTGATCTTCTTTGGAATTATAGAacaaatattttaactttattgTTTTCATATAAATTGATCTTCTTTGGAAAAAATGATGGCCAAATAATACTTGGAAGGTAACGAATTTAAGCGTGGCCGGTAACATATATAGGGAAGGTTTTGAATTTccttaatatatatttgttatgttGACATTCTATAAACACCTCTCCATCTTCCCAAACAATTCTAAACACTTCCTCTTTTATCTAAAGAAAATATGACCTCATTATCCTTCCATCATTTACAAAATCCAAATGCTACAACACTTCCATGCTCTCAATGCCCCACTATAAAACGCTTCCTTTTTTACTTCCCCTTCAATCCCTTTCATAGTTTTCCAACCATGATCAAATTCAACCAAACCCAACTCTTCACATTTCTTTGCTTCTTTTTCATCTTGTTTTCTCCATTGGTACGAGGATACTACACATGTGAATCCGAGGATGAAGATCGGAACAAGGCACTAGCTTTGAAATACAAGATGGCCGCTATAGTTTCGATTCTTGTAGCTGGAGCCATCGGTGTTTGTTTTCCGCTACTAGGGAAAACTATCGATGCTTTACGTCCTAAAAAGGACATTTTCTTCGTCATCAAAGCTTTTGCGGCCGGTGTCATATTGTCCACTGGGTTTATCCATGTTCTCCCTGATGCTACTGAGAACTTGACATCTCCTTGCCTCAATGAAAACCCTTGGGGGAAGTTTCCATTTGCTGGATTAGTCGCGATGGTATCCGCGATTGCTACGTTGTTGGTAGATACGTTTGTCACTTCTCATTACACCAAGCCTCACCTAAATAACACCCAACAGGGCCATGGCGACGAAGAgaataaaacaaaggaaaatgaaAGAGATGTTGTACATGTTCATGATCATGCAAGTTCAATTTCAGTTTCAACTCAGCTTCTCCGATACCGTGTAGTATCACAGGTTTTGGAATTGGGAATAGTGGTGCACTCTGTGGTCTTAACATGCATAGtcaagcatgaaagaaataatagatgctctaaaggctcaagatctcacaaaaattatggctttttgatgtttaaacttgtgaattccaactcaatatagtacctaaacttagggaaacaacctaaaagtttttaattcttcaaaaatcaacttatcatgcttgattctttaatgtcttaaagtttaaacaatcaatgcataaattcttatgttttaattcaagatatatcaataaacattatagactaattggaattcattctaataatgatatgagaagatcacatgagaataaaatgaaattcagggatttttctgatataaaagaccctccacacttaagatgtacattgccctcaatgtacaaaggtagatatattgaaaaagatagatttataatcataagatagggagataagtgaaacttcctgaatgatgaatgaattccatgaactggagttttggagaataatcggcgtgagagtagaggaggatactctggtggtggtagaggttcattagtctatAAGTcctatgccaaaagaatattatatctggtcg
The Gossypium hirsutum isolate 1008001.06 chromosome A07, Gossypium_hirsutum_v2.1, whole genome shotgun sequence genome window above contains:
- the LOC107956380 gene encoding zinc transporter 1-like encodes the protein MIKFNQTQLFTFLCFFFILFSPLVRGYYTCESEDEDRNKALALKYKMAAIVSILVAGAIGVCFPLLGKTIDALRPKKDIFFVIKAFAAGVILSTGFIHVLPDATENLTSPCLNENPWGKFPFAGLVAMVSAIATLLVDTFVTSHYTKPHLNNTQQGHGDEENKTKENERDVVHVHDHASSISVSTQLLRYRVVSQVLELGIVVHSVRPRARARVNGPVRVGPPAVKPGVPPCADCGKGHVGERWKRTRACPTCGSKEHRIKSCPRMPVQVTSVGRGGVQQPRGGQLSPRGRG